The Siansivirga zeaxanthinifaciens CC-SAMT-1 region CCGTTATTTCGTCTATGTTTTTAAAACCGAACAAACAAAGCGATAAAAACATATCGGTTAGGTTAATGAAATTTTTAACAAAAAAATACAAACCAACCATTCACTGGGCTTTAGAAAACAAAAAAATGGTGGTTTCACTGGCGGGTCTTTTACTGGTAACAAGCATTTGGATTTTCACGACCATGGGTGGTGAATTTGTACCCACTTTAGATGAAGGTGATTTTGTAATTCAGCCTGTTTTAAAAACCGGAACTTCCTTAGGTAAAACCATAGAAGTAACCACTAAAATTGAAAAAATTCTTTTAGATAATTTCCCCGAAGTTGACCAGGTGGTTAGTAGAATTGGTGCTGCCGAAGTACCCACCGACCCCATGAGTATGGAAGAAAGCGATGTTATTATTAAACTAAAATCTAAAAGTGAATGGGTTTCTGCCGAAAGCAAAGACGAGCTTGCCGATAAATTTAAAGAAGCACTGTCTGTAATTCCAGGTATGGAAGTCGAATTTACTCAACCCATAGAAATGCGCTTTAACGAGCTTATTACAGGTGTTCGTGCCGATGTTGCCGTTAAAATATTTGGCGAGGATTTATCTGTTTTAGCAAGCAAAGCCAACGAAATTAAATCGCTTATTCAAAATGTAGAAGGTGCTTCAGATATTATCATTGAAAAAGTAGAGGGTTTGCCTCAAATGAGTGTGAAATTTAACAGAAATAAAATTGCACGATACGGATTAAACATATCCGATGTGAACCAAGTTATTTCCATGGGATTTGCAGGTGCTACGGTAGGCACCGTATTTGAAGGCGAAAAGCGCTTCGATATGGTGATGCGTCTGGATTCCGCCCACAGAACCAATATTGAAAATCTTCAAAATTTATTTATCGATACACCCAGCGGCATAAAAATTCCATTAAATGAATTGGCTGAAATTAAATATACTACAGGGCCTGCTAAAATATCGAGAGATGATACCAAACGTCGCATTGTGGTTGGTATAAACGTTAGAAATCGCGATTTACAATCGGTGGTAGATGATGTTAGAAACATTATAGAAAATAAAGTAAAACTACCTGTTGGATACAGCGTTACTTATGGCGGCCAGTTTGAAAATTTACAAAGTGCCAAGGCTAGATTAATGATTGCTGTACCCATTGCATTAATTCTTATTTTCATTCTTCTGCATTTCGCTTTTGGCTCTATAAAAGAAGCCGCCATGGTTTATTCGGCGATACCACTCTCGGCCGTTGGAGGTATTTTATTGCTATGGTTTAGAGATATGCCGTTTAGTATATCGGCAGGAGTTGGTTTTATTGCGCTTTTTGGTATAGCTGTTTTAAATGGTATTGTTTTAATTGAACATTTTAAAGAACTCAAAGAAGAAGGGATTACTAATATTGAAGAACGCATTAAACGTGGCACTACAGAACGATTAAGACCCGTTTTACTAACAGCGGCAGCAGCGGCCTTAGGTTTTTTACCCATGGCTATTTCTACAAACGCCGGAGCCGAAGTGCAACGCCCATTAGCAACCGTAGTTATTGGTGGTTTGGTTACGGCAACCGTTTTAACGCTTATTGTTTTGCCCGTTTTATATGCTTGGTTTGAAGAAAAAACACAACTTAAAATGAACAAGAAATCTATAATTACAGTGATAATTATTTTGTTATCGGTACAAATAAAAGCACAAAATAAGCCTTTAAATATCGACGAGGTTATTCGTTTGACTATCGAAAATAACGCCCACTTAAAAGCATCATCTTTAAAAGCAGATGAAAGCAAAGCTTTAATAGGTTCGGCATTTAATTTTGATAAAACTGCTATTTATTATCATTACGATGAAAATAATTTAGCCATAAATAACGAGCCTTTAAAGGTGTTTGGCGTGTCGCAGGATTTTAAATTTCCAACGGTTTATTTTGCCGATAAAAAAGTAAATAAAGCGAAATACAATTTACAAAAATCGAATTATGCCATTACTTTAGAAAACATAAAGCGCGAAGTACATTTGGCATATAATCATTTGGTTTATGCTAAAAATAAAGCTGAAACCTATCGCTATTTAGATAGTTTGTATCAAAATTTTGCAAGTTCTGCCGAACGTAGATTTGAGTTAGGTGAAACCAACTATTTAGAAATGATTAGTGCAAAATCGAAACAAAAACAGTTGGAAACAGCTTTTAAACAATCGCAACAGGACGTTATTTTAGCTTCAGAAGAATTGAAAAAATTAGTACAAATTGATAGTTTAACGATTGCTGAATCTGCCTTAGAAAAGCTTGAATTGCAAACCATGTCTTTAGAAAGCAACCTCGGACTTTTATATTTTGAAGACTCGAAATCGTATTACAAAGCTTTAAATCAGCAAGAAAAACAAAACTTACTACCCGATTTAAATGTTGAGTATTTTCAGGGCACTAACAGTGGTTTAAGTGGCAATATTAAAGGCTATCAATTAGGGGTTAAAATTCCTTTGTTTTTTAGTGGAAATGTCTCGAAAATTAAAGCTTCCAATATTGCAAAAGATGTTATTGAAGCCGAACAACAAGATTACAAAGTAAAATTACATTCGGAATACAGTTCGCTACTGGCTAAACTTCAACAGCAGGAAGAAGCCCTTAATTATTACGAAACTCAGGGCAATAAACTTTCAGAAGAAATTATAAAAACAGCCGAACGTACTTTTAAAGAAGGTGAAATTGATTTCTTTCAATATCTGCAAAGTATAGAAACAGCAACCCATATTAAACTTGATTACCTAAACACCATGAATGCTTACAACCAAACGGTTATAGCAATAAACTATTTAATACTTTAAATCATGAAACATATATATATCTTACTTTTTTTGTTCGCATTTATAGCCTGTAAAAACAACGAAAATAATACAGAAAATACCGAAGAAACTTCCATGAATTCAAACGAAATTCAAGTTAACAGCTCGCAATTTACTGGCGAAAACATGGCTTTAGGCAAACTGGAACCTCAGGCATTTAACGAATCTATAAAAGTGAGTGGTTTAATTGATGTGCCACCACATAACAAAGCAAGTGTAAGTTCGTTTATTGGCGGTTATATAACCAAAACACCTTTACTTATTGGCGACAGGGTTAAAAAAGGCCAAATACTTGTAACACTCGAAAATCCTGAATATGTAGAAATACAACAACAGTATTTGGAAGTTTCGGAGCAGATATCGTATTTAAAGTCTGAATACAACAGACAAAAAACACTTTTCGATGAAAAAATAAGCTCGCAAAAAAACTATTTAAAAGCCGAAAGTGGCTATAAAAGCACCTTGGCACTTTACAATGGTTTACGCAAAAAACTGAGTATGCTACATATTAATCCGGCATCGGTAGAGCAGGGAAATATAACGGCAACTATAAATTTATATTCGCCTATTGATGGTTATGTAACTAAAGTAAATGTGAGTAATGGTTTATACATTTCACCTTCCGATGTTATTATGGAAATAATAGATACAGACCATATTCACTTGGAATTAGTGGTTTATGAAAAAGATATTTTACACATTAAAAAAGATCAAAAAATAAGCTTTAAAATTCCTGAAGCATCCAACGAAACTTTTGAAGCCGAAGTTCATTTAGTAGGCACTACTATTAATGAAACTTCGAGAACTGTTAAAGTGCATGCACACATTTTAAACGAAAAACAGGCCAATTTTATAGTAGGCATGTTTGTTGAAGCCCAAATAATTACAGAAGCCCGCACTATATTAGCCTTACCAAAAGAAGCTATTGTAGAACTTGATGCAAAACATTTTGTATTGGTTTTAAAAAGCAAAACTGCCAACACTTATACATTTGAAAAAGTAAAAGTTGATTTAGGTGCAGAAACTGAAGCTTATGCCAGCATTTTAAACCCCGACACCTTATTAAACAAAGACATCTTAGTAAATGGTGCTTTTATGCTAATTAGTGAAGAAAGCGGTGGACATTAACATTAATTTAGATTCGCTGTTAAAGTTTTAACTGATCTATTTTTTGAAATACTTCAATGATAACTTTAACAGCTTCTATATAAAATTTCGGGTGAATATTTTCGAAATCATCGGTTGGTTCGTGATAATCTTCATGGTCATCTACCCCAAAATATATAAATGGTATGTTTTTTTGGTAAAAATTAGCATGGTCGGATGCGAAAGTCCAATTGTCTTTCCAACTGCCATCATCATGACCAATTAATAACTTAATTTTTTTTGAATCTTGTGACTTTAAAATCACCTGTTTCAAAAAATTATGATGTATGGTTCCAACGGCAAACAATTCGTTTTTATCGCTTCTACTAATCATATCCATATTAAGGTTTACTTTAATATCGCTTAAAGTAACCTTAGAATGATTTACAAAATATTTTGATCCCTGCAGCCCTAATTCTTCGGCATCGAAAGCAGCTAAAATAACCGAATATTTTGGTGGATATTTTGAAAGATATTCGGAAAAACTAAATAGCGCACTTATGCCTGAGGCATCGTCGTCTGCGCCATTATAAATCTGCCCAAGTTTAATACCCTCGTGGTCGTAATGCGCACTAATAACAATGTATTTATTAGAAAACTCTGTGCCATTTATAATGCCCAAAACATTTGTTCCTTTATAAAACTTTCCAGAATTAGAAAAAGTAAAATCCTGCTCGTAACTTCCTTTTAAAGGCAATACGCCTAAAGCATGAAACTGATTAATAATATATTTTCTGGCTTTTATGGCACCTTGTGTTCCGGTGCGTCTGCCTTCAAAAGCATCAGAAGATAAAGCCTTAATATGTTTTAAAAGTTGTGATTCACTAAATAAGGAATCGGTAGTAATTGTTTTATTTATTTCAATTTGAGCATTCAGATTAAAACAAAAAAAACAAAGTATTACTTTAAAGTAAAATGTCCTGTACATTTTTATAGATTAAAAAACGAAGCTAATTAAAAAAACCCAAGCTAAAGCCTGGGTTTTAAATTTATTCTATGAAATGATTAAAAAATTAAGAAAACTGCGCTTTCATTAATTCTCTGTTCATTCTTGCAATGTTGTCTAACGAAATGCCTTTTGGACATTCTATTTCGCAAGCACCTGTATTTGTACAGTTACCAAAACCTTCTAAATCCATTTGAGCTACCATGTTTCGTACACGATCGGCAGCCTCTACTTGACCTTGAGGTAATAATGCGTATTGAGATACTTTAGCACCAACAAATAACATAGCACTTGAATTTTTACAAGTTGCTACACAAGCACCACAACCTATACAGGTAGCAGCATCCATAGCTTCATCGGCAGCATGTTTAGAAATTGGAATCGAGTTTGCGTCTTGGGTGTTTCCTGATGTATTTACAGAAATATAACCTCCCGCATGTTGTATGCGATCGAAAGCAGATCTATCTACTACTAAATCTTTAATTACTGGAAAAGCAGCTGCTCTAAATGGCTCTATAGTAATAGTATCGCCATCTTTAAACATACGCATGTGTAACTGGCACGTAGTAACGCCTCTATCGGGACCATGTGCTTCACCATTAATAAACATTGAACACATACCGCATATCCCTTCACGACAATCGTGATCGAAAGCTACAGGTTCTTCGCCTTTATTAATAAGTTGTTCATTCAAAACATCCATCATTTCTAAAAAAGACATGTGTTCTGAAATTTCAGTTACTTTATAATCGACCATTTGACCCTTGGCATTTGAGTCTTTTTGTCTCCAAATTTTAAGTGTTAAATTCATTTTTATTAGTTTTTGGTTATTGGTTGTTGGTTAATAGATTTTTGGTTTTTACCATAACTATCTTCCACAAACCATCAACTATATTATTTATAAGATCTTTCTTTTACTTCTATATTCTCGTAAACTAAATCTTCTTTATGTAATACCGCATCTTTAGGCTCGCCTTTATATTCCCATGCAGAAACATATTGAAACTCTTTTCTTCTTAAAGCTTCACCATCTGGAGTTTGATATTCTTCTCTAAAGTGACCACCAGCAGATTCTTCACGTTGTAAAGCATCTTTAGCAAATAGCTCCCCTAGTTCTAAGAAATCGGCAACACGACCTGCTTTGGCTAATTCTTCATTAAATTCTTTATCGCCACCAGGAACAGATACCTCTTTCCAGAATTCGGCTCTCAGCTCAGAAATATCATTAATGGCTTGTTTTAACCCTTCTGCATTTCTAGACATACCGCATTCATCCCACATAATTTTTCCTAATTTTTTGTGGAAATAATCTACAGATTTTGATCCTTTATTATTTATAAAAAAGTCAATTCTTGATTTAACTTCTTTTTCTGCTTCGTCAAATTCTGGCGTATCAGTTGGTATTTTACCAGTTCTAATATCATCAGATAAATAATCACCAATAGTGTATGGTAATACAAAATACCCATCGGCCAAACCTTGCATTAAAGCAGAAGCTCCTAACCTGTTCGCACCGTGATCTGAAAAGTTAGCTTCTCCAATGGCATAACAACCAGGGATGGTAGTCATTAAATTGTAATCTACCCAAATACCTCCCATAGTGTAGTGTACAGCAGGATAAATCATCATAGGAGTTTCGTATGGATTTTCATCTACAATTTTCTCATACATCTGGAATAAGTTACCATACTTAGCCTCCACAATTTTCTTACCTAATTCATACACTTTCTCTTTTGAAGGATTCGTGATATTATGAATTTTAGCTTGTTCTCTTCCGTAGCGTTCAATAGACGATGCGAAGTCTAAGTAAACCGCTTCACCAGTAGCATTAACACCATATCCGGCATCGCAACGCTCTTTTGCTGCTCGCGATGCAACGTCACGAGGTACTAAGTTTCCAAACGCCGGATAACGACGCTCTAAGTAGTAATCTCTTTCGTCTTCAGATAAATCGGTTGGTTTTTTTCTACCCTCACGAATGGCTTTTACATCCTCTAAATTTTTAGGTACCCAAATACGCCCGTCGTTACGTAACGATTCAGACATTAAGGTTAATTTAGATTGATATTCACCTGAACGCGGAATACATGTTGGGTGAATTTGTGTATAACATGGATTTGCGAAATACGCTCCTTTTTTATGAATTTTCCAAGCAGCAGTTACGTTACTTCCCATCGCATTGGTAGATAGGAAATAAACGTTTCCGTAACCACCTGATGCAATAACAACAGCGTGCGCCGAGTGGCGCTCAATTTCTCCAGTTACTAAGTTTCGTGCTATAATACCTCTCGCCTTGCCATCAATTTTTACTAGATCTAACATTTCGTGGCGGTTATACATTTGTATTTTACCACGAGCAATTTGTCTATTCATGGCAGAATAGGCGCCTAATAATAATTGCTGACCTGTTTGTCCTTTTGCGTAGAATGTTCTAGATACTAACACACCACCAAACGAACGGTTATCTAATAACCCACCGTAATCACGGGCAAAAGGAACACCTTGAGCCACACATTGGTCAATGATGTTTGTAGATACCTCAGCCAAACGGTAAACGTTAGCTTCACGAGAGCGGTAATCGCCTCCTTTTACAGTATCGTAGAATAATCTATATGTAGAATCCCCATCGCCTTGATAGTTTTTAGCGGCATTAATACCACCTTGAGCAGCAATTGAATGCGCTCTACGAGGCGAATCTTGATAACAAAATGCTTTTACATTATAACCTAATTCTGCTAAAGTTGCTGCAGCAGAACCTCCTGCTAAACCAGTTCCAACTACAATAACATCGATGTGACGTTTATTAGCAGGGTTTACTAAATTGATATGATTTTTATAATCTGTCCATTTATCTTTAATTGGACCTTTTGGTACTTTTGAATCTAAAGCCATAGTATTTTTTAAGATTAATGGTTAAAGTGGTGAAATAAAGCAATTAAAATAAACCCTAAAGGAATAATAACTGAATATGCTTTACCAATATTTTGTAATGTTTTCTTTCTGCCTGCAGTAGCACCCATCGATTGGAATGCCGAAGTAAACCCATGTAATAAATGCAATGCTAAAAACACAAAAGCAATTACATACGCTGCAACTCTTGCTGGATTAATAAATTTTTCTTGTAACTCGTGAAAATATCTGTAACCATCGATACCTTCAACCATACCAGACATATCGCCTTGTATGTATTTTATATTAATTTCTGGGAACCAAAAATCAATAAAATGTAATACAATAAATGCTAAAATAGCAACACCGCTGTAAATCATGTTTCTACTCATCCACGACGAATTAGCCGCGCCATTGTTTTTAGCATAAGCTACACCTCTAGCTTTTTTATTTTTAATTTCTAAAACAAAGCCCATAACAAAATGAAATACCACACCAAATATTAAAATTGGCTGTAAAGCATATTGTACCAAAGGATTTGTTCCCAT contains the following coding sequences:
- a CDS encoding CusA/CzcA family heavy metal efflux RND transporter, which translates into the protein MLENIIKFSLKNKLIILLFTAFVIGFGIFSLTQIPIGAVPDITNNQVQVITTSRNLSTQDVEQFITYPIELEMANLPGVEEIRSVSKFGLSVVTIVFKDQLGTYLPRQLIAEKIKSASEKIPNGFGSPEMGPITTGLGEIYQYILDVKPEFKDRYSATDLRTIQDWIVKRQLSGIPGVVEVNTWGGYLKQYEVAINPEKLKAMNIHYMDILDALEKNNSIAGGGYIEKTNKAFFIRGEGLVNSLNDIEQIVVKNEGVPVYIKDIATIGFGSATRFGAITGNGEGEKVLGQVMMLKDGNSKEVIDAVKARVASIQSSLPEGVYINGFLERSELIGKTTFTVAENLILGSLIVIFVVVLLLGNLRSGLVVASVIPLCLLFAISLMNIFGIDANLMSLGAIDFGIIIDGAVIIVEFIAFQITSQSSKLASLSEVEQQDQIDAITHKSASKMMNSAIFGQLIILIVFIPILSLSGVEGKMFKPMALTFSFALIGAMIFCLTYVPVISSMFLKPNKQSDKNISVRLMKFLTKKYKPTIHWALENKKMVVSLAGLLLVTSIWIFTTMGGEFVPTLDEGDFVIQPVLKTGTSLGKTIEVTTKIEKILLDNFPEVDQVVSRIGAAEVPTDPMSMEESDVIIKLKSKSEWVSAESKDELADKFKEALSVIPGMEVEFTQPIEMRFNELITGVRADVAVKIFGEDLSVLASKANEIKSLIQNVEGASDIIIEKVEGLPQMSVKFNRNKIARYGLNISDVNQVISMGFAGATVGTVFEGEKRFDMVMRLDSAHRTNIENLQNLFIDTPSGIKIPLNELAEIKYTTGPAKISRDDTKRRIVVGINVRNRDLQSVVDDVRNIIENKVKLPVGYSVTYGGQFENLQSAKARLMIAVPIALILIFILLHFAFGSIKEAAMVYSAIPLSAVGGILLLWFRDMPFSISAGVGFIALFGIAVLNGIVLIEHFKELKEEGITNIEERIKRGTTERLRPVLLTAAAAALGFLPMAISTNAGAEVQRPLATVVIGGLVTATVLTLIVLPVLYAWFEEKTQLKMNKKSIITVIIILLSVQIKAQNKPLNIDEVIRLTIENNAHLKASSLKADESKALIGSAFNFDKTAIYYHYDENNLAINNEPLKVFGVSQDFKFPTVYFADKKVNKAKYNLQKSNYAITLENIKREVHLAYNHLVYAKNKAETYRYLDSLYQNFASSAERRFELGETNYLEMISAKSKQKQLETAFKQSQQDVILASEELKKLVQIDSLTIAESALEKLELQTMSLESNLGLLYFEDSKSYYKALNQQEKQNLLPDLNVEYFQGTNSGLSGNIKGYQLGVKIPLFFSGNVSKIKASNIAKDVIEAEQQDYKVKLHSEYSSLLAKLQQQEEALNYYETQGNKLSEEIIKTAERTFKEGEIDFFQYLQSIETATHIKLDYLNTMNAYNQTVIAINYLIL
- a CDS encoding efflux RND transporter periplasmic adaptor subunit, translated to MKHIYILLFLFAFIACKNNENNTENTEETSMNSNEIQVNSSQFTGENMALGKLEPQAFNESIKVSGLIDVPPHNKASVSSFIGGYITKTPLLIGDRVKKGQILVTLENPEYVEIQQQYLEVSEQISYLKSEYNRQKTLFDEKISSQKNYLKAESGYKSTLALYNGLRKKLSMLHINPASVEQGNITATINLYSPIDGYVTKVNVSNGLYISPSDVIMEIIDTDHIHLELVVYEKDILHIKKDQKISFKIPEASNETFEAEVHLVGTTINETSRTVKVHAHILNEKQANFIVGMFVEAQIITEARTILALPKEAIVELDAKHFVLVLKSKTANTYTFEKVKVDLGAETEAYASILNPDTLLNKDILVNGAFMLISEESGGH
- a CDS encoding M28 family peptidase, whose translation is MYRTFYFKVILCFFCFNLNAQIEINKTITTDSLFSESQLLKHIKALSSDAFEGRRTGTQGAIKARKYIINQFHALGVLPLKGSYEQDFTFSNSGKFYKGTNVLGIINGTEFSNKYIVISAHYDHEGIKLGQIYNGADDDASGISALFSFSEYLSKYPPKYSVILAAFDAEELGLQGSKYFVNHSKVTLSDIKVNLNMDMISRSDKNELFAVGTIHHNFLKQVILKSQDSKKIKLLIGHDDGSWKDNWTFASDHANFYQKNIPFIYFGVDDHEDYHEPTDDFENIHPKFYIEAVKVIIEVFQKIDQLKL
- a CDS encoding succinate dehydrogenase/fumarate reductase iron-sulfur subunit, with translation MNLTLKIWRQKDSNAKGQMVDYKVTEISEHMSFLEMMDVLNEQLINKGEEPVAFDHDCREGICGMCSMFINGEAHGPDRGVTTCQLHMRMFKDGDTITIEPFRAAAFPVIKDLVVDRSAFDRIQHAGGYISVNTSGNTQDANSIPISKHAADEAMDAATCIGCGACVATCKNSSAMLFVGAKVSQYALLPQGQVEAADRVRNMVAQMDLEGFGNCTNTGACEIECPKGISLDNIARMNRELMKAQFS
- a CDS encoding fumarate reductase/succinate dehydrogenase flavoprotein subunit, yielding MALDSKVPKGPIKDKWTDYKNHINLVNPANKRHIDVIVVGTGLAGGSAAATLAELGYNVKAFCYQDSPRRAHSIAAQGGINAAKNYQGDGDSTYRLFYDTVKGGDYRSREANVYRLAEVSTNIIDQCVAQGVPFARDYGGLLDNRSFGGVLVSRTFYAKGQTGQQLLLGAYSAMNRQIARGKIQMYNRHEMLDLVKIDGKARGIIARNLVTGEIERHSAHAVVIASGGYGNVYFLSTNAMGSNVTAAWKIHKKGAYFANPCYTQIHPTCIPRSGEYQSKLTLMSESLRNDGRIWVPKNLEDVKAIREGRKKPTDLSEDERDYYLERRYPAFGNLVPRDVASRAAKERCDAGYGVNATGEAVYLDFASSIERYGREQAKIHNITNPSKEKVYELGKKIVEAKYGNLFQMYEKIVDENPYETPMMIYPAVHYTMGGIWVDYNLMTTIPGCYAIGEANFSDHGANRLGASALMQGLADGYFVLPYTIGDYLSDDIRTGKIPTDTPEFDEAEKEVKSRIDFFINNKGSKSVDYFHKKLGKIMWDECGMSRNAEGLKQAINDISELRAEFWKEVSVPGGDKEFNEELAKAGRVADFLELGELFAKDALQREESAGGHFREEYQTPDGEALRRKEFQYVSAWEYKGEPKDAVLHKEDLVYENIEVKERSYK
- a CDS encoding succinate dehydrogenase cytochrome b subunit is translated as MSGFLKSSIGRKVAMALSAFFLMFFLLQHFLINMLSVISPDSFNEVSHFMGTNPLVQYALQPILIFGVVFHFVMGFVLEIKNKKARGVAYAKNNGAANSSWMSRNMIYSGVAILAFIVLHFIDFWFPEINIKYIQGDMSGMVEGIDGYRYFHELQEKFINPARVAAYVIAFVFLALHLLHGFTSAFQSMGATAGRKKTLQNIGKAYSVIIPLGFILIALFHHFNH